From Sporosarcina sp. Te-1, the proteins below share one genomic window:
- a CDS encoding diaminopropionate ammonia-lyase produces the protein MAKQLRWTLNRFHSKRPADLNLSPFQPQTVDRIREFLQSHPAYQETPIHSLKHLAKHLNIHNLIVKDESLRFGLNAFKGVGGLYAMGRVVAERAGLDVPSLSFSQLLEPEVQKKLGELTFISATDGNHGRGVAWVASELGQKSKIFMPKGSSISRLSAIQELGAEVQITDTNYDETVRMCADMAKENDWIIVQDTSWTGYEEIPLWIMQGYSVLAAELFEQLQAAQMASPTHIILQAGVGSFAASVAAYFTNRFPEHSPRIILVEPGAADCFFRSFTTHDGHMEEIKGDLATIMAGLSCGVPNPYAYRLLKNLAHASFSCADSLSALGSRVLGNPLSDDHRIISGESGSIPIGLLYYLRTTEEGAEICKALSIDDQSRILCISTEGDTDPSFYRDIVWKGYHSNLPAYSEIIK, from the coding sequence ATGGCCAAACAATTAAGATGGACATTAAATCGATTTCATTCCAAACGACCAGCTGATCTCAATCTCTCCCCTTTCCAGCCTCAAACTGTTGATCGGATCAGAGAATTTTTGCAAAGCCATCCAGCCTATCAAGAGACTCCGATCCATTCTTTGAAACACCTCGCTAAGCATCTAAATATCCACAATCTCATTGTCAAAGATGAGTCTTTGCGATTCGGTTTGAACGCCTTCAAAGGAGTTGGCGGACTCTATGCGATGGGTCGAGTCGTTGCTGAACGCGCCGGGCTTGATGTCCCTTCCCTTTCTTTCTCCCAGCTGCTGGAACCGGAAGTGCAGAAGAAACTCGGGGAATTAACGTTCATTTCAGCAACTGATGGCAACCACGGCAGAGGCGTCGCGTGGGTGGCAAGCGAACTTGGACAAAAGTCCAAAATCTTCATGCCGAAAGGTTCCTCTATATCGCGATTAAGTGCCATTCAGGAGCTAGGAGCGGAAGTCCAGATAACCGACACGAACTATGATGAGACCGTTCGGATGTGTGCTGACATGGCAAAGGAGAACGATTGGATAATAGTCCAGGATACGAGCTGGACTGGATATGAAGAGATTCCGCTCTGGATTATGCAAGGATACAGTGTACTTGCTGCTGAACTATTTGAACAGTTGCAAGCGGCACAGATGGCATCGCCGACTCATATTATTTTACAAGCAGGCGTGGGTTCTTTTGCAGCTTCCGTGGCAGCTTATTTCACGAATAGGTTTCCAGAGCACTCCCCTCGCATTATACTAGTCGAACCCGGAGCGGCAGATTGTTTTTTTCGTTCCTTCACAACGCATGATGGTCATATGGAAGAGATCAAAGGGGATCTAGCCACCATCATGGCGGGGCTGTCTTGCGGTGTTCCGAATCCATATGCCTATCGTTTGCTCAAGAATTTGGCCCATGCTTCCTTCTCATGTGCCGACTCACTCTCTGCATTAGGTTCAAGAGTGTTGGGTAATCCGCTTAGTGACGATCACCGAATCATTTCAGGTGAATCTGGTTCTATTCCGATTGGTTTGCTATACTATTTACGTACAACTGAAGAAGGGGCGGAAATTTGTAAAGCCTTGTCCATTGATGATCAATCACGAATTCTTTGCATCAGTACGGAAGGAGATACTGATCCTTCCTTCTATCGTGATATTGTTTGGAAAGGCTATCATTCCAATTTACCTGCTTATTCAGAGATTATTAAATGA